Genomic window (Rosa chinensis cultivar Old Blush chromosome 6, RchiOBHm-V2, whole genome shotgun sequence):
TGGAAGCCACCAATTATAATCGTGGTCTAATTAGGTTTTAGGCAAACCAATTATCAAAGAAAATTATTCATAATTAAAACCAGTCCAGAATTTCTGGACCTGGCTGTCACTCTAAGAAAGTTACTAAACGAGTACTATGTTTTTCGCTGTTGAATCATGTTATTACGAATCTAATGGAGAAGTAGGTAATCAAACACTAGGGTTTTCAATATACAATTAATTTATTAGTCCattctttttagggtttttaggcTTAAAGTACACGTGCCCACCTTTAGTCCACCAATTCAAATTCACAGCATTATTAAAGTAATTAATTCTTAATCTTATAATTGAGATCCTGCTTTAATCAGTTCACCGAAGTACCAAACGGGGACCATTTTCTCCATAATTGATGAGTTTGAGTTTTTTAACTCTTTAGTTTTCTCTTTAACTAGGATGTAGATCGATATTGTTATATGAgttatttaattttaaaaacATAGCTAGCTCATTTATGGTGTACGATTTAGTTTAGCTTTCgtatttttgaaaaataaaacctaaTTTCATGTATAGCTTTCTATTTAGTTTAGATCAACATTGTTCTCCTAATCAGTTAATCCGTTCAAGAGAGTAAAATACATTATTTAGAAAGTAAATTCTAATTGTACAAGATTGGAGAATTGcttcaaataaaaaatataaaatataaaaggcTTGGAGAATTGGCTGTACGCTGACCGGGGTATTTGTCATATTGCAGAACTTTTTCATGGGtccatatatacacacacacatatacatacatatacatatagataCATCGATCTAAGCTTCTATATAAAGCAGCAAACTGAGAGGAGCAACGTGTCTGTGTTTAAGAGGATCAAAAAAAATTCTTATGGAGATGGTAGATAACACAGGCAACAACAACAATATTAGTCCAGACTCCAGAGAAGGGTTTAACTACAATTTCGCAGGTGATCGTCACCATCACGATGAGGTGATTAAGGAGCAAGATCGGCTGCTTCCGATAGCAAACGTCGGTCGGATCATGAAGCAAATCCTTCCCCCCAATGCCAAAATTTCGAAAGAGGCCAAGGAAACCATGCAAGAGTGCGTCTCGGAGTTCATTAGCTTTGTGACCGGAGAAGCCTCCGACAAGTGTCACAAGGAGAAGCGAAAGACGGTGAATGGCGACGA
Coding sequences:
- the LOC112173121 gene encoding nuclear transcription factor Y subunit B-4 → MEMVDNTGNNNNISPDSREGFNYNFAGDRHHHDEVIKEQDRLLPIANVGRIMKQILPPNAKISKEAKETMQECVSEFISFVTGEASDKCHKEKRKTVNGDDICWALSTLGFDDYSEPLKRYLNRFRELEGEKAQQSKANSGGEDQRNEEAEVSPTRASTTSSSNPLLKFNMINERGNSSISRRF